One window of the Spirochaetales bacterium genome contains the following:
- a CDS encoding chemotaxis protein CheW, translating to MSVAEKVKSFQCLTFTLGDEVFAVDIMKIQQILDFTRITKVPKTPDFMRGVINLRGSVVPVVDLRLKFGMEQTEQSIDTCIIVMEISFGKETTVLGALADSVQEVIELEPDQIEEVPKIGTTLNTEFIKGMGKKGESFIIILDIDSVFSDSEIDTVKSVKAQAEGIREEDSGKK from the coding sequence ATGAGCGTTGCAGAAAAGGTGAAATCATTTCAATGTCTGACTTTTACTCTTGGAGATGAAGTATTTGCGGTGGATATAATGAAAATTCAACAGATTCTCGACTTTACCAGAATCACTAAAGTACCGAAAACCCCTGACTTTATGAGAGGGGTGATAAATCTGCGGGGAAGTGTCGTCCCGGTTGTCGACCTGAGGTTAAAGTTCGGCATGGAACAGACCGAACAAAGTATCGACACCTGCATTATTGTTATGGAAATATCGTTTGGAAAGGAAACCACGGTTTTGGGCGCCCTCGCGGATTCCGTGCAGGAGGTTATCGAACTGGAACCGGACCAGATCGAGGAAGTACCAAAAATAGGAACGACTCTCAACACCGAGTTTATCAAAGGGATGGGGAAGAAAGGAGAATCGTTTATTATCATACTCGATATTGACAGCGTTTTTTCGGATTCGGAAATCGATACCGTGAAGTCAGTCAAAGCACAGGCCGAAGGAATACGGGAAGAGGATTCGGGGAAAAAATAA
- a CDS encoding sigma-54-dependent Fis family transcriptional regulator yields MSEEKKPDFAVCIVDDELAVIKSFGGLLEATGISNIIEINDSRELMNSLAKEDIGVLLLDLTMPHMSGERLMPLIRDEYPDLAIVIITGTVDVGTAVRCMKMGAFDYLVKPVENSKLIATIKRAIEIEELKRENRRLKKHFISQELDHPEAFTDIITRNQRMKQLFIYVESIARTDKPVLITGETGTGKELIARAIHVISRRKDNVFLSANIAAYDENTLTDTLFGHVRGAFTGADSSRKGLVETASRGTLFLDEIGDLNESCQVKLLRLLESGQYYPLGSDMPKQSGARIIVATNKDLKQAFENGGFRKDLFFRLYTHHVHLPPLRERMDDLPFLIDYFVKQSSEELGRDIPVVPSQVFGFLKAYSFPGNIRELKSLILDAMSRIPSDSHTLSPGFFYNTLSLNKSEMNEGEKPAIRFGIELPTIKEAVQQVVDEALKRTGGNQSEAAQLLGISQQALNKRLQKRRKTPPRG; encoded by the coding sequence GTGAGTGAAGAAAAAAAACCTGATTTCGCCGTCTGTATTGTCGATGATGAACTTGCGGTTATAAAGAGTTTCGGCGGACTGCTCGAGGCAACAGGCATCTCGAATATTATAGAGATAAACGACAGCAGGGAACTCATGAACTCACTGGCAAAAGAAGATATCGGTGTACTCCTTCTCGATCTTACAATGCCGCATATGAGCGGTGAACGCCTCATGCCCCTCATCCGTGATGAATATCCCGATCTGGCGATCGTCATTATAACGGGAACGGTCGATGTCGGAACCGCCGTGAGGTGCATGAAAATGGGGGCGTTCGATTATCTGGTCAAACCGGTTGAAAACAGCAAACTGATCGCAACGATAAAGCGTGCGATCGAAATTGAGGAACTCAAAAGAGAGAACAGGAGGCTGAAGAAACATTTCATTTCACAGGAACTCGACCATCCGGAAGCCTTTACCGACATTATTACCCGGAATCAGCGGATGAAACAACTCTTCATCTATGTCGAGTCGATCGCGCGAACGGACAAGCCGGTTCTCATTACCGGGGAAACCGGTACCGGCAAGGAATTGATTGCGCGGGCGATACACGTGATCAGCAGGAGGAAAGACAATGTTTTTCTTTCCGCCAATATAGCGGCATACGATGAAAATACCCTTACCGACACACTCTTCGGCCATGTCAGGGGAGCGTTTACCGGAGCGGATAGCAGCCGAAAAGGTCTGGTTGAAACCGCGTCGAGGGGCACTCTTTTTCTCGATGAAATCGGTGATCTAAACGAGAGTTGCCAGGTGAAGCTTCTGAGGCTTTTGGAATCAGGTCAATATTACCCGCTTGGTTCCGATATGCCGAAGCAATCGGGGGCCCGCATCATCGTGGCCACGAATAAGGATCTGAAGCAGGCGTTCGAAAACGGAGGTTTTCGGAAGGACCTTTTCTTTCGACTGTATACACATCATGTTCATCTCCCTCCGCTCAGGGAACGAATGGACGATCTTCCCTTTCTTATCGACTATTTTGTAAAACAATCCTCTGAGGAATTGGGAAGGGATATCCCGGTGGTCCCGTCACAAGTATTCGGATTTCTTAAGGCATATTCATTTCCCGGAAATATAAGGGAATTGAAGTCATTGATACTCGATGCGATGAGCCGCATCCCGTCCGATTCACACACGCTTTCTCCCGGATTTTTTTACAATACGCTTTCTCTGAACAAATCGGAGATGAATGAAGGTGAAAAACCCGCCATTCGGTTCGGAATCGAGCTTCCGACTATAAAGGAAGCGGTACAACAGGTTGTCGACGAGGCGCTTAAAAGGACGGGGGGTAACCAGAGTGAGGCGGCACAGTTGCTCGGTATCAGCCAGCAGGCATTGAATAAACGCTTGCAGAAGAGAAGAAAAACACCGCCACGTGGTTAA
- a CDS encoding ATP-binding protein, which produces MVNRVVQETEKFLKVYGIRQYMNLLLVLRELLIIAIVGNDENETDNLIKCRISNCSGARFKIEIEDQGGGFEYGMLDRSIVNTRVPVKNKGYLLVSMLSDDIEVTPALNKVTVYVTCG; this is translated from the coding sequence ATGGTGAACAGGGTTGTTCAGGAAACCGAAAAATTTCTCAAAGTGTATGGCATACGGCAGTATATGAACCTGCTCTTGGTTTTACGTGAATTGCTCATTATTGCCATTGTGGGAAATGATGAAAACGAAACCGATAATCTCATAAAGTGCAGAATTTCGAATTGTTCCGGGGCGCGATTCAAAATAGAAATAGAAGATCAGGGGGGTGGATTCGAGTACGGTATGCTCGACAGAAGTATCGTCAATACACGGGTTCCTGTAAAGAATAAAGGATATCTGCTTGTTTCCATGCTTTCGGATGACATTGAAGTAACTCCCGCGCTGAATAAAGTGACGGTATATGTCACCTGCGGCTGA